Proteins from one Candidatus Zixiibacteriota bacterium genomic window:
- a CDS encoding response regulator — protein MTPNRKKKVLVVDDDATLLELLVDTLEAVGYETVAAPGGMEALEALTKQTFDVIVTDVKMPGVDGITLLRKVRRHYPDLPVLFVTGVATPDLIAGADPDGFLAKPFRISRIEEMIEGTIRRKERRTASQLRRVLVVDADSAFSEAIADALTVSQFIPFVAPNGNDALRELGNGQFDAVITDLTMPDMDWMSFRDKVKSERPGLPIILTSAEYDEDSITRAVAGAEADAYLKKPFPASEMIDLLNRITPIQHG, from the coding sequence ATGACTCCGAATCGGAAAAAGAAAGTCCTGGTGGTCGATGACGACGCCACCCTGCTGGAGCTGCTGGTCGACACGCTCGAAGCGGTCGGATACGAGACGGTCGCCGCGCCGGGCGGGATGGAGGCGCTGGAGGCACTGACGAAGCAGACGTTCGACGTCATAGTGACCGATGTCAAGATGCCGGGGGTGGACGGTATCACGCTGTTGAGAAAAGTCCGCCGCCACTACCCGGACCTTCCGGTACTGTTTGTCACCGGGGTCGCGACTCCCGATTTGATCGCCGGGGCCGATCCCGACGGTTTTCTGGCCAAGCCGTTCCGCATTTCGCGGATCGAGGAGATGATCGAGGGGACGATCCGGCGCAAGGAGCGACGCACGGCCAGCCAGCTTCGGCGCGTGCTGGTGGTCGACGCCGATTCGGCGTTCTCCGAGGCAATCGCCGACGCGCTCACGGTCAGCCAGTTCATTCCGTTTGTGGCGCCAAACGGCAACGACGCTCTTCGGGAGCTGGGCAACGGCCAGTTCGACGCGGTCATCACGGATCTGACCATGCCGGACATGGACTGGATGTCGTTTCGCGATAAAGTCAAATCCGAGCGCCCGGGCCTTCCGATCATACTCACCAGCGCGGAATACGACGAGGATTCGATTACGCGTGCGGTTGCGGGGGCCGAGGCCGACGCCTACCTGAAAAAGCCCTTCCCCGCCTCCGAGATGATCGATCTGCTCAACCGGATCACACCGATTCAGCACGGATAA
- a CDS encoding RHS repeat-associated core domain-containing protein: protein MIRSASNDLRFPGQWHDRESGLYYNWHRYYDPTTGRYLQADPIGLAGGMNLYAYVGNDPNSFIDPTGLWTATYNAKNNTVSVVAEQGDDLAGLYGQMGLMAKEFATQYNIHDMSKFMIEPGKTTFNVTEYAIRNNVFSGNSTESNCHGFVAQALGTTKTERQLSQLNISSMSQKDSPRTGDIAVFFMKGVYQYVGQPRPVDASNIQGHSAIFLIRNQAGVALYLNRINTGQPVTVSTHAQIVEFFADPNNAHGGAAAYRILPKLSPNPMYFRR from the coding sequence GTGATTCGCTCTGCGAGCAATGATCTTCGGTTTCCGGGTCAGTGGCACGATCGGGAGAGCGGTTTGTACTACAACTGGCATCGGTACTACGATCCGACCACCGGCCGCTATCTCCAAGCCGACCCCATCGGCCTGGCCGGCGGGATGAACTTGTATGCGTATGTTGGCAATGATCCAAACAGCTTCATTGACCCGACTGGTCTGTGGACTGCGACGTATAATGCTAAGAACAATACAGTCTCAGTTGTGGCTGAGCAAGGTGATGACCTCGCTGGTCTGTATGGACAAATGGGTTTGATGGCGAAAGAATTCGCAACGCAGTATAATATCCATGACATGTCCAAGTTCATGATTGAACCGGGTAAGACAACCTTCAATGTCACTGAGTACGCTATTCGTAATAATGTGTTTAGTGGCAACTCTACCGAGTCCAATTGCCATGGATTTGTGGCTCAGGCATTGGGTACTACGAAAACCGAAAGACAACTGAGTCAACTCAACATTTCCTCTATGTCCCAGAAGGATTCGCCAAGAACCGGGGATATTGCTGTATTTTTCATGAAAGGAGTCTATCAGTATGTTGGTCAGCCAAGACCTGTTGATGCTAGCAATATTCAGGGCCATTCAGCGATTTTTCTTATCCGCAATCAAGCTGGCGTAGCGCTCTACTTGAATAGGATCAACACTGGGCAACCAGTGACGGTGAGTACGCATGCGCAGATAGTCGAGTTTTTTGCCGATCCAAACAACGCGCACGGAGGTGCGGCGGCATATAGGATATTGCCGAAGTTGAGTCCCAATCCGATGTACTTCAGGAGATGA
- a CDS encoding T9SS type A sorting domain-containing protein, with product MMQKRTLTSLLLISFLVAFAFSYSLANEVTYQNLNVSRCNDYVLNVTVENTVDVAAVEIVMVISSTGGGAYLDAINVDWDPAFTELGTRIIDASQADGVAPDTIRLAALLIEATDVVLAAGTHVVASVSFSTQDLCLGTVGFAGGIFDYPLPVTVQTQFVDANTFDILPVAVNAGTVTYVNSAPTLAAIPDGTVAWGDLFQYDAVGADADIANGCETLTYSKVSGPAALNVNSSTGRITWTPSGADVCEHEVEIKVTDACGAFATRTFTICVTNEPPVAESATQDQPSWVWGDLVTGTVTASDPDDGPNMLDFDVLSIVPSPGNMPTINNSGEFSWQTEAFDDAYVGEFVITFTVNDGANTCDPCSPSNADTITTTVLVNKAVVAIDKLHGPDGDGVFQGQVVIVPVYFDASIAIGGYNLLLSYDATALTFLGATEGGMLEECGWEYFTYRTGPFGNCGTGCPTGMVRLVAIAEYNDGPSHPTCFGTVAEGSETPANDSTLALLRFLVSNDRNLECQFVPIKFFWYDCGDNTMSNVSGQYLYVENSVWNYIGGGVGDINLDFPDSYSENIDTPTFPGAAGAPDACLVNEPGKPLPIRMLDFLNGGVDIICAGDIDDRGDINQDGLAYTIADAVIFTNYFIFGNAAFADLDVQYPIEAATAASDVNADGLTLSVADLVYLIRVIVGDAVPYPNSPIAKVNPIDANLGTMNGNLSVSNDLQIGAAFIELRGNVHPTLLVSNMEMAYHSDGLTTRVLVYAPFENSGSMESFSGSFLNIGNADILVAELATVDGVPVHANVLPSEFALMQNYPNPFNPSTTIEFALPVASNYSLKVYNVTGQEVASFSGHAEAGVQSVVWEAGDNASGVYFYRLTADQFSQTKKMVLLK from the coding sequence AACGTCACCGTAGAAAATACGGTTGACGTGGCCGCGGTTGAGATCGTGATGGTTATCAGCTCGACCGGCGGCGGCGCGTATCTTGACGCTATCAATGTCGACTGGGATCCGGCCTTTACCGAGCTCGGCACCCGTATAATCGACGCCTCTCAGGCTGATGGCGTGGCCCCTGATACGATTCGTCTTGCTGCTCTGCTCATTGAGGCGACCGATGTCGTTCTTGCGGCCGGCACCCATGTGGTTGCCAGTGTGTCCTTCTCGACACAGGACCTGTGCTTGGGCACGGTCGGCTTTGCGGGCGGCATTTTTGACTATCCGTTGCCGGTAACGGTTCAGACGCAGTTCGTCGATGCGAACACGTTTGATATCCTGCCGGTGGCTGTCAACGCGGGTACCGTGACGTATGTCAACAGTGCTCCGACGCTGGCCGCTATCCCGGATGGTACGGTGGCCTGGGGTGACCTGTTCCAGTACGACGCGGTCGGCGCCGATGCCGATATCGCGAACGGCTGCGAAACCCTGACCTACAGCAAGGTCAGCGGTCCGGCTGCCCTGAATGTCAATTCATCGACCGGCCGGATCACGTGGACTCCGTCCGGCGCCGATGTCTGTGAGCATGAAGTTGAGATCAAGGTAACAGATGCCTGCGGCGCTTTCGCGACGAGGACCTTTACCATCTGTGTCACCAATGAGCCGCCGGTTGCTGAGTCTGCCACGCAGGATCAGCCGTCGTGGGTCTGGGGTGACCTCGTTACCGGTACTGTCACTGCCAGTGATCCCGATGACGGCCCGAACATGCTCGATTTCGATGTCCTGAGCATCGTCCCGAGCCCGGGCAATATGCCCACCATTAACAACAGTGGTGAGTTCAGCTGGCAGACGGAAGCGTTCGATGACGCCTATGTGGGCGAATTCGTGATCACCTTCACGGTGAACGACGGCGCTAATACCTGTGATCCCTGCAGCCCGTCCAATGCCGACACGATCACTACGACCGTGCTCGTCAACAAGGCTGTCGTAGCTATCGATAAGCTGCACGGCCCGGACGGCGACGGCGTGTTCCAGGGTCAGGTAGTCATCGTCCCGGTGTACTTCGACGCCAGTATCGCTATTGGCGGTTATAACCTGCTCCTCTCGTATGACGCTACGGCGCTGACCTTCCTCGGTGCGACCGAAGGCGGCATGCTTGAAGAGTGCGGCTGGGAATACTTCACCTATCGGACCGGTCCGTTCGGCAACTGCGGTACGGGCTGCCCGACCGGTATGGTACGCCTGGTTGCTATCGCCGAGTACAACGACGGCCCGAGCCACCCGACCTGCTTTGGCACCGTGGCTGAAGGCTCCGAGACTCCGGCGAACGATTCCACCCTGGCCCTGCTGCGCTTCCTGGTCAGCAATGACCGGAACCTCGAGTGCCAGTTCGTTCCGATCAAGTTCTTCTGGTACGACTGTGGCGACAACACCATGTCCAACGTCAGCGGTCAGTACCTCTATGTCGAGAACTCGGTTTGGAACTACATCGGTGGCGGAGTCGGCGACATCAACCTTGATTTCCCGGATTCCTACTCCGAGAATATCGACACCCCGACCTTCCCCGGTGCGGCCGGTGCCCCGGATGCCTGTCTCGTCAACGAGCCCGGCAAGCCGCTGCCCATCCGCATGCTTGACTTCCTCAACGGTGGTGTCGACATCATCTGCGCCGGCGATATCGACGATCGCGGCGACATCAACCAGGACGGTCTCGCGTACACGATTGCTGACGCGGTTATCTTTACCAACTACTTCATCTTTGGTAATGCCGCGTTTGCCGATCTCGACGTTCAGTACCCGATCGAAGCCGCTACCGCTGCTTCCGACGTGAACGCCGACGGTCTGACCCTCTCGGTCGCCGACCTCGTGTACCTGATCCGTGTCATCGTTGGTGACGCTGTCCCGTATCCGAACTCGCCGATCGCGAAGGTTAACCCGATTGATGCCAACCTCGGCACCATGAACGGCAACCTGTCCGTCAGCAACGATCTGCAGATCGGTGCGGCCTTCATCGAACTGCGCGGCAATGTCCATCCGACACTGCTCGTCTCCAACATGGAGATGGCGTATCACTCCGATGGTCTCACCACCCGGGTGCTCGTCTATGCTCCGTTTGAGAATTCCGGCTCGATGGAGAGCTTCTCCGGCTCGTTCCTGAACATCGGTAACGCCGACATCCTCGTGGCCGAACTGGCCACGGTCGACGGCGTCCCGGTGCACGCGAACGTCCTGCCGAGTGAGTTCGCCCTCATGCAGAACTACCCGAACCCGTTCAACCCGTCCACCACAATCGAGTTCGCTCTGCCGGTGGCCTCGAACTACAGCCTGAAGGTCTACAACGTGACCGGTCAGGAAGTAGCTTCGTTCAGCGGTCACGCTGAAGCCGGTGTGCAGTCGGTTGTCTGGGAAGCCGGTGACAACGCCTCGGGTGTGTACTTCTATCGCCTGACGGCCGATCAGTTCTCGCAGACAAAGAAGATGGTTCTCCTGAAGTAA